The Vespula pensylvanica isolate Volc-1 chromosome 5, ASM1446617v1, whole genome shotgun sequence genome includes a window with the following:
- the LOC122629470 gene encoding serine-rich adhesin for platelets isoform X3: MSDSDLGMVTSPAASVLATCTGTMEDEQEKSSLDGSIDMNLVNGPNPWLPAYGFQLQHHSRFQSTHEDLRVKDAVPVQQVDFLETIFEETSDDLQSDSDHSGTTYWLGSDSETESVIHIERKENITGERINDNDAEFNSIIPKKRCRRNNNTDERDPYVTFDDFPTSPRSSRSSGSSRSSSLLQFESLERTCATLSPSSYSFDSLEYSYHSNVSHLGNTSPDSLEQDNDAVVQNGFSNSVDHFPRIRPYRSFDSLNICQKATDFEEVTSFNEHVSSYPKRKLNFARSERNELRSRNFWYEEEEEEEEEEEEEEEEYEDDGDDEEFEEDERLLNPNRRGCGYFEDRLHAFGDSSCNYATSLDYKNTIDLRKIGVESRRDMFLDLKSGQKVASSSTRLLQTSLNITSSTAHGHSKMNSEHDARHPRHHHRQQQQQQRFGHEHLHEQRQHQQYQRQRWTEEECFNFRFTEKSQSAPSLPSIVNEYAHDPDILAELVSSRSKSFVSTSNLFENYTKVTSVPIDLDLCGISTSTREEDERSCDDMSMKDHKMAEVKSVRGLEDMLNHEDGELHGSSEKENDIEATKRRSCSVRTQPAQNARIDVGAMHNDLSTTDVQNGEEENVDADSDEYEEQQQIASTVKTQDRSNVLDIAMAMENDIDAVVDEAVKRLKREVEEGGGGNDIVDAIRRQYSNKQMSQKVKKNASYELAQQFEVDERNFRRRAIPSVSNDESTRSPRNASRKKRVINNASYELAQQYDYIKSFQASRGAFQRMDACDELEESSSGRSSRLKVSDSRSTRTGSSSALNLSGDSRADFAPSLGSYSKSTENVSKHAEESLFGQIKKNSAFFSVHGENVNNRVFVDDEVDYPCLESKPIGKLNLLDTTLEEEDLNSEQIDKDRTFRDLLEETMLLQSIASLCDDDLRETPREVKLQKKRSFIGEFYPEKNDLSVRSRENEDLLSEEREKRDENLTDSGVDEEDGKKEQQVGSEVSGRNTTKKMVDIAEKVDATMEGRNKKKEAEVVVEQAWGQTLHGDRTSPPSGNKADSLKVSQGSGSQSTMAVALPVDTNHRGDRDGQREETTWSKITTAAITKTTESMTLPAKVDDLTSTSKTMESASKNDSKLWKNTAVERSATINTKQPTVLKNEERKKGGIGCFLQRFSKLRFSGRSKVPRSEIQNKCDSRIGQHSNRNEFYQERTKKEPDYIIIPLHPPDEERSKDEVVALESRSDDTGRNNVDLQRSASSVSSGRRAPVCSSKPPLPPQPPRLVSSGCRISGAAASSSSTTSAPSSSSSSSLLSSSAVSRRRAVTDLGNPAAIEMAKARAMQAAQQEQRPVGLLETDLDDEIVLTTNVVDSSSCSNAGNSNKKTRSLLDLNHTSSVVPQGTSLENALRVPQLPVGSCHRNQRNDGTASGIDQRPHKSMEFLLDKENLHFVKPPENELQKVGERVPSEHELRVQRSLQRLNVPDWYKNSPTARDGFRLKRHSDASQHGGWRALGSKTTSLSSLSSSSNRQPTTGALLSPSPTPPVFSRWSTSLLNSAGSSPASSAKLSFYHRQPYLGWRSQERLSNPRTPAERLAQGILSQLQSPNKQQQQQQHQNQQHQHQQQQQTQQPHHQQQTTNQQLEVRNSIKEVTSAIVHYVQSGQEVDGNERLSPLPRPEDWEDRGEVRSTSPRGSARLCWMESSFVGTRPVDSPETPMSLATDTECCVGCNATGTESCSCMDSATSGLYLDVTPPLDDEQPQMHGSVRGSLCLSPSSSSANYNHPQIYQQRQHQQQQQRHHRESVRSTLELQGSYEDQRGSCDAVKLTRRKSDGSDLISSKTASVSLQSKSAGQQRRRRVSFDNAQQERNGLTTNATDKIVHCRNNKCTNSATLLEARRSYKSCHNCTCLYCSRECRRAHWQRHRRICLHSRAGSLCKEVLSSAKEDPRTLRHISALAKRGYASHGRGAVKCFFSSPEAAERFVGNGFPELGEPTYIRWSDLLPGEMGAELYAEVMRLCKSYNPDTRLVLYVAICVVSEVPTSGAVKWERQLVSRCAKLRLDSAFRQPNFSTSPQGKTTSPCNITREMDSPETLVLTSLPTSTNVGQNASRRAREIGFTNIQKQLRLRGVSLKKHFPQVYRKLCSYVDGSVDKFAPVTIYPRDQTSGKSFMCIIMLDAEPERLRLLPTDSSRVKTVDISVEQE, from the exons atgagCGATAGCGATTTGGGAATGGTAACGTCGCCGGCGGCGTCTGTGCTGGCAACATGCACGGGGACAATGGAGGACGAGCAGGAAAAGTCCTCCCTCGATGGATCCATCGACATGAATCTGGTAAACGGACCGAATCCATGGCTTCCGGCCTATGGTTTCCAGCTACAACATCATTCCCGTTTTCAATCTACACACGAGGATTTACGTGTTAAAG ATGCAGTACCAGTGCAGCAAGTCGATTTTTTAGAGACCATTTTCGAAGAAACCTCTGACGATTTGCAGAGCGATTCCGATCACAGTGGTACGACTTATTGGTTGGGCTCAGATTCAGAAACGGAAAGTGTTATAcacatcgaaagaaaagaaaacattacaG GTGAAAGAATAAACGATAACGATGCCGAATTCAACTCCATAATACCTAAGAAGAGATGTCGAAGAAATAACAACACAGACGAGCGTGATCCTTATGTGACTTTTGATGATTTTCCGACTTCTCCAAGATCTTCAAGGTCCTCTGGATCGTCTAGATCCAGTTCATTGTTACAATTCGAGTCTCTGGAAAGAACTTGTGCTACCTTATCACCGTCCAGTTATAGTTTCGATTCTCTCGAGTATTCCTATCACTCGAATGTGTCTCATTTGGGGAACACGTCGCCGGATAGTCTCGAGCAAGATAACGATGCAGTAGTGCAAAATGGATTTTCCAATTCTGTCGATCACTTTCCACGGATTAGACCCTACCGTAGCTTCGACAGTTTGAATATCTGTCAAAAGGCTACGGATTTCGAAGAAGTGACATCATTCAATGAACATGTATCGTCGTATCCGAAAAGGAAGTTAAACTTCGCGAGGTCCGAAAGGAACGAATTACGATCAAG AAACTTCTGgtacgaagaagaggaggaagaagaagaagaagaagaagaagaagaagaagagtacgAAGACGATGGCGACGACGAAGAATTCGAGGAAGACGAACGGTTATTAAATCCGAATCGCCGTGGATGCGGATACTTCGAGGACAGATTGCACGCCTTCGGCGATTCGAGTTGCAATTATGCGACGTCATTGGATTATAAAAACACTATAGATTTGCGAAAGATCGGTGTTGAGTCAAGAAGGGATATGTTCTTAGATCTGAAGTCTGGCCAAAAAGTAGCGTCGTCTTCCACGCGTCTGTTGCAGACAAGTTTAAATATAACCAGTAGCACGGCTCATGGTCATAGTAAGATGAACAGCGAACACGATGCTCGTCAtcctcgtcatcatcatcgtcagcaacagcaacagcaacgtTTCGGTCACGAGCATCTTCACGAGCAGCGGCAGCACCAGCAATATCAACGTCAACGGTGGACCGAAGAGGAGTGTTTTAATTTTAGATTTACGGAGAAATCTCAAAGCGCACCCAGTTTGCCTTCGATCGTCAACGAATACGCTCACGATCCGGATATATTGGCGGAGCTCGTTTCTTCGAGATCAAAGTCATTTGTATCTACGTCAAATTTATTTGAGAATTATACCAAAGTTACCAGCGTACCCATCGACCTGGATCTTTGCGGCATATCAACATCTACGAGGGAAGAGGATGAACGATCGTGCGACGATATGAGTATGAAAGATCACAAAATGGCGGAAGTCAAAAGCGTACGTGGTCTGGAGGATATGCTGAATCACGAAGATGGCGAACTGCATGGATCcagtgagaaagagaacgacaTTGAAGCGACAAAACGGCGATCGTGTTCGGTAAGAACTCAGCCAGCTCAGAATGCAAGAATCGACGTTGGAGCGATGCACAATGATCTTTCAACGACGGATGTACAGAACGGCGAGGAGGAGAACGTTGATGCTGACAGCGACGAATACGAGGAGCAGCAACAGATCGCATCGACCGTGAAGACTCAAGATCGTAGCAACGTATTGGATATAGCGATGGCTATGGAGAACGATATAGACGCGGTCGTTGATGAGGCCGTGAAACGGCTCAAACGAGAAGTCGAGGAAGGTGGTGGTGGCAACGATATCGTAGATGCCATTCGTAGGCAATATTCCAATAAGCAAATGTCgcaaaaggtaaagaaaaacgCTAGTTACGAATTGGCGCAACAATTTGAAGTCGATGAGAGAAATTTCCGAAGGCGTGCGATACCGTCGGTATCCAATGATGAAAGTACGAGGTCACCTAGGAATGCTAGCAGGAAGAAACGAGTCATCAATAATGCCAGTTACGAATTGGCACAGCAATACGATTACATTAAGTCTTTTCAAGCTAGCAGAGGTGCTTTTCAACGAATGGATGCCTGTGACGAATTGGAGGAATCCAGTTCAGGACGATCCTCGCGTCTCAAAGTGTCCGACTCGAGATCGACACGTACTGGCAGCAGCTCCGCATTAAATTTGAGCGGTGATTCTCGTGCCGATTTCGCACCCTCGCTCGGCTCTTACTCAAAATCCACGGAGAACGTTTCAAAGCACGCCGAGGAATCACTTTTTGgccagataaaaaaaaactcggCTTTTTTTTCGGTGCATGgagaaaatgttaataatcgCGTTTTCGTAGACGATGAGGTAGATTATCCCTGTCTGGAGAGCAAACCTATAGGAAAGCTTAACCTACTGGACACCACATTAGAAGAGGAAGATCTTAATAGTGaacaaatagataaagataggaCCTTTCGTGACTTATTGGAAGAAACGATGTTGCTTCAAAGCATTGCTTCCTTGTGCGACGATGATTTACGAGAAACCCCGAGGGaagtaaaattacaaaaaaagagatcgttcATAGGCGAATTTTATCCAGAAAAGAACGATTTATCTGTTCGttcgagagagaacgaagatttATTGtcggaggagagagagaagagagacgagaacTTGACGGATAGCGGAGTGGACGAAGAAGACGGCAAGAAAGAGCAGCAAGTTGGAAGCGAGGTTTCCGGTAGGAACACTACGAAGAAGATGGTAGACATTGCGGAGAAGGTAGATGCGACGATGGAGGGgcgtaataagaaaaaggaggcGGAAGTGGTGGTAGAGCAGGCGTGGGGACAAACTCTTCATGGTGATCGTACTTCCCCACCAAGCGGCAATAAAGCCGACAGTCTGAAAGTTAGTCAAGGTAGTGGGAGTCAGTCGACGATGGCAGTAGCTTTGCCAGTTGATACGAATCATCGCGGTGATCGTGACGGACAACGGGAGGAAACGACGTGGTCGAAAATTACAACGGCGGCGATAACGAAGACAACGGAAAGTATGACTTTACCGGCGAAAGTTGATGACCTTACATCAACGAGCAAGACCATGGAATCGGCCTCAAAGAATGACTCTAAGCTTTGGAAAAATACCGCGGTTGAAAGATCGGCGACCATCAATACGAAACAACCGACGGTCttgaagaacgaagaaaggaagaagggtgGTATCGGTTGTTTCTTACAGAGATTCTCCAAGTTGAGGTTTAGTGGTAGGTCAAAGGTACCTCGTTCGGAGATACAAAACAAATGCGATTCCCGTATCGGGCAACACTCGAATCGCAATGAGTTTTATcaggaaagaacgaagaaggaaccggattatatcattataccCTTGCATCCGCCGGACGAAGAGAGATCGAAGGACGAGGTCGTTGCCCTCGAAAGTAGATCTGACGATACCGGGAGAAACAATGTCGATCTTCAAAGGAGTGCCTCCAGTGTTAG TTCCGGCAGGAGGGCGCCAGTATGCAGCAGCAAACCACCCCTACCGCCACAACCACCCCGTCTAGTATCATCGGGCTGTAGAATCTCGGGTGCGGCggcatcatcgtcgtcgacgacgtcggcaccgtcgtcgtcgtcgtcgtcgtcgttattatcatcgtcagcGGTGTCGCGCCGACGCGCCGTGACGGACCTTGGAAATCCGGCGGCCATCGAAATGGCGAAGGCCCGCGCGATGCAGGCCGCTCAGCAAGAGCAGCGTCCGGTCGGACTTCTCGAAACCGACCTCGATGACGAGATCGTTCTAACGACCAACGTCGTTGACTCCTCAAGCTGTAGCAACGCCGGTAACAGCAACAAAAAGACTAGGAGTTTGTTAGACCTGAACCACACCTCGAGCGTTGTACCCCAAGGTACGAGCCTAGAGAACGCCCTACGTGTACCTCAGTTGCCCGTTGGCTCTTGCCACAGAAACCAGCGAAACGACGGAACCGCGTCTGGCATCGATCAACGTCCGCACAAATCCATGGAGTTTCTCCTTGACAAGGAGAACCTTCACTTTGTTAAG CCGCCAGAAAACGAACTGCAGAAAGTCGGTGAACGTGTGCCAAGTGAGCACGAATTAAGGGTACAAAGGTCTCTACAACGACTAAACGTTCCAGACTGGTACAAAAATTCTCCCACGGCTCGCGATGGTTTCCGATTAAAGAGACACTCCGATGCATCTCAGCATGGAGGTTGGCGTGCGCTCGGCTCGAAAACTACCTCGCTGTCATCTCTTTCATCCTCCTCGAATAGACAACCAACCACAG gcGCTCTATTAAGTCCTAGTCCTACGCCTCCTGTATTCTCAAGATGGAGTACCAGTTTGTTAAACAGCGCTGGAAGTTCACCGGCAAGTTCAGCAAAATTATCGTTCTATCATCGGCAACCTTATTTGGGTTGGCGTTCGCAAGAACGGCTAAGCAACCCACGTACACCGGCGGAACGTCTCGCTCAGGGTATACTTTCTCAGCTGCAATCACCAAATAAG caacagcaacagcaacagcatcagaatcaacaacatcaacatcagcagcagcagcagacGCAACAACCGCACCATCAACAGCAGACGACGAATCAACAATTGGAAGTGAGAAATTCTATAAAGGAGGTGACTTCAGCCATTGTACATTATGTACAAAGCGGCCAAGAGGTCGACGGAAACGAAAGACTCTCTCCCTTGCCTCGACCAGAAGACTGGGAAGATAGGGGTGAAGTAAGGTCCACCAGTCCCAGAG GAAGCGCGAGGCTCTGCTGGATGGAAAGCTCGTTCGTTGGTACGAGACCCGTGGATTCGCCGGAAACTCCGATGAGCCTGGCTACAGATACCGAATGTTGCGTCGGATGCAACGCTACCGGTACAGAATCGTGCAGTTGCATGGACTCCGCGACTTCCGGTCTTTATCTAGACGTGACGCCGCCACTCGATGATGAACAACCACAAATGCATGGAAGTGTCCGCGGCAGTCTTTGCCTGTCGCCATCGTCGTCCTCCGCCAATTATAATCATCCTCAGATATATCAGCAACGGCAAcatcagcaacaacagcaacgcCATCACCGTG AGTCCGTTAGAAGCACGCTCGAGCTACAGGGATCGTACGAGGATCAACGTGGCTCATGTGACGCGGTAAAGCTGACAAGACGAAAGAGCGATGGGAGCGACCTGATATCTTCGAAAACTGCATCGGTTTCCTTGCAATCGAAATCGGCCGGTCAGCAACGTCGACGACGGGTCTCCTTCGATAATGCTCaacaagagagaaatggtCTGACAACGAATGCCACGGACAAGATAGTGCACtgtcgaaataataaatgcaCTAATTCTGCTACTTTACTCGAAGCAAGAAGATCCTACAAGAGCTGCCACAATTGCACCTGCTTGTACTGCTCGAGAGAGTGTAGAAGGGCTCATTGGCAACGACATCGAAGAATCTGTTTACATTCTCGCGCTGGTAGTCTCTGCAAAGAAGTGTTGTCGTCAGCGAAGGAGGATCCAAGGACTTTAAGACACATCTCCGCCTTGGCTAAACGCGGTTACGCTTCCCATGGACGTGGCGCagtaaaatgtttcttttcaagTCCAGAGGCAGCAGAGAGATTCGTTGGAAATGGTTTCCCAGAGCTTGGTGAGCCTACTTACATTAGATGGTCAGATCTCTTGCCTGGTGAAATGGGTGCAGAGCTCTATGCCGAAGTAATGAGGCTTTGTAAATCCTACAATCCGGATACCAGATTGGTTCTCTATGTTGCCATTTGCGTTGTTAGCGAGGTACCAACAAGTGGTGCTGTTAAATGGGAACGGCAATTAGTATCACGGTGCGCCAAACTTCGTTTGGACTCAGCTTTTAGACAACCCAATTTCTCAACGTCTCCGCAAGGTAAGACGACGTCACCATGTAACATCACTAGGGAAATGGACTCGCCGGAAACGCTCGTTCTCACGTCATTGCCCACGAGCACCAACGTTGGTCAAAACGCATCTAGAAGAGCAAGAGAAATTGGTTTCACGAATATTCAAAAACAATTAAGGCTTCGTGGCGTTTCCCTCAAAAAGCATTTTCCTCAAGTATACAGGAAACTTTGCTCGTATGTCGATGGTTCTGTTGATAAGTTCGCACCTGTAACAATTTATCCAAGAGATCAAACTTCTGGTAAGAGCTTTATGTGTATTATTATGCTTGATGCAGAACCAGAACGACTTCGGCTACTTCCAACTGACTCTTCCAGAGTCAAAACTGTTGACATTAGTGTAGAACAAGAGTAA